In one window of Lewinella sp. 4G2 DNA:
- a CDS encoding replication-associated recombination protein A: protein MQPLAERMRPSTLDDYVGQTHLVGPGAVLRQAVETKRLPSFILWGPPGVGKTTLAKIISSQLEVPFYMLSAINSGVKDVRETIDKAKRGRFFDRASPILFIDEIHRFSKSQQDSLLGAVEAGTVTLIGATTENPSFEVIPALLSRCQVYILEPLSADELKSMVDRALTQDTMLKGKQIRIDDYESLFRYSGGDGRRLYNLIELVTNDAPSEGEAIVVDEARIKARIHSNPTRYDKTGEQHYDIASAMIKSIRGSDPNGAVYWLARMIEGGEDVKFITRRLIISASEDIGLANPNALLLATTAAQAAQMVGFPEARIILSQATVYLASSPKSNSSYAAIGAAQSAVRKTGTLPVPLHLRNAPTKLMKQLDYGKNYNYSHDNPGNFKAQEYLPEELSGTAFFVPKPNNPSEKTILERLKQWWGGKYY, encoded by the coding sequence ATGCAACCCCTAGCCGAAAGAATGCGCCCCTCCACCCTGGACGACTACGTCGGCCAAACGCATCTCGTTGGCCCGGGGGCCGTCCTTCGGCAAGCAGTCGAAACCAAGCGTTTACCGAGCTTCATTCTGTGGGGCCCACCCGGCGTGGGCAAAACCACCCTGGCGAAGATCATTTCCAGCCAGCTGGAGGTACCCTTTTATATGCTCTCCGCCATCAATTCCGGAGTAAAGGACGTGCGCGAAACCATCGACAAGGCCAAGCGGGGGCGGTTTTTTGACCGCGCCTCCCCCATCCTCTTCATCGATGAGATCCACCGTTTCTCCAAGTCGCAGCAGGACAGTCTCCTCGGCGCCGTCGAAGCCGGTACCGTCACCCTTATCGGGGCCACGACGGAGAACCCCAGTTTCGAGGTCATCCCCGCCCTCCTTAGCCGCTGCCAGGTTTACATCCTCGAGCCACTGAGTGCTGACGAACTCAAAAGCATGGTCGATCGGGCGCTGACGCAGGATACAATGCTAAAGGGCAAGCAAATTAGGATCGACGACTACGAAAGCCTCTTCCGCTACTCCGGTGGCGACGGACGCCGACTGTACAACCTCATCGAATTGGTCACCAACGACGCGCCAAGCGAAGGGGAAGCAATCGTGGTGGACGAAGCCCGCATCAAAGCACGGATCCACTCCAATCCCACCCGTTACGATAAGACCGGGGAACAGCATTACGACATCGCCTCGGCCATGATCAAATCCATCCGCGGCTCCGACCCGAACGGCGCCGTGTACTGGCTCGCACGTATGATCGAGGGCGGGGAAGACGTAAAGTTCATCACCCGGCGGCTCATTATTTCCGCGTCGGAAGACATTGGGTTGGCCAATCCTAACGCCCTGTTGCTAGCTACCACGGCCGCCCAGGCAGCCCAGATGGTGGGCTTCCCCGAAGCACGGATCATCCTTTCACAGGCTACCGTTTATTTGGCCTCCAGCCCGAAATCAAACTCGAGCTACGCCGCCATCGGTGCTGCCCAGTCCGCCGTTCGGAAGACGGGCACCCTCCCCGTTCCTCTGCACCTGCGTAATGCGCCCACGAAGCTGATGAAGCAACTGGATTACGGCAAAAACTACAATTACAGCCACGATAACCCCGGCAATTTCAAGGCCCAGGAATACCTGCCGGAGGAATTGTCGGGCACCGCCTTCTTCGTCCCCAAGCCCAATAACCCCAGCGAAAAGACCATCCTGGAACGGCTCAAGCAATGGTGGGGCGGAAAGTACTATTGA
- a CDS encoding GNAT family N-acetyltransferase — translation MQLHYQTLAYDALSRDQLYAILRLRAAVFVVEQNCPYQDLDDKDQASHHVLGLTEEGRLAAYTRLVPKGVSYPEYASIGRVITAPFARGKGVGRPLMTTSIAALFDLWGKQAIKISAQAHLQDFYGSVGFEGVGDIYDEDGIPHRAMVFY, via the coding sequence ATGCAGCTCCACTACCAAACCCTGGCCTACGATGCCCTCAGCCGCGACCAGCTTTACGCCATCCTCCGCCTCCGCGCCGCAGTATTCGTAGTAGAACAAAATTGCCCTTACCAGGATCTGGACGATAAGGACCAAGCCTCCCACCACGTCCTCGGCCTCACCGAAGAGGGCCGCCTCGCCGCCTACACCCGCCTGGTACCCAAAGGTGTCTCCTATCCCGAGTACGCCAGCATCGGCCGCGTGATCACCGCCCCCTTCGCCCGCGGCAAAGGCGTCGGCCGCCCGCTAATGACCACCTCCATCGCTGCCCTATTCGACCTATGGGGAAAGCAAGCCATCAAGATCAGCGCCCAGGCCCACCTGCAAGATTTCTACGGCAGCGTAGGCTTCGAGGGTGTTGGGGATATTTACGATGAGGATGGTATCCCTCATCGGGCAATGGTTTTTTATTGA
- a CDS encoding SH3 domain-containing protein has product MRFLLLALLFTTTLHAQQTMHVWAKSGLTVRAAGDAEAEKIGKLNHGTQVELTGEYGEQLLLPTYAAFDIDFYDEAVTSDAWSMLDHYVEVKYEGGTGWVYAGFLSRFDPPSIVNGEPDLFAWLESIGGRPDTSNFESRDQAYYQERYLYSYRDGLTCTMEQGEGYGATSYVFPFASLNEGFLIADQFFGTTKYLREAREDESGETFYILEVPSNQALIFHAEMSAIEIRVVGTTLIIVSSGGC; this is encoded by the coding sequence ATGCGCTTTCTCCTGCTTGCCCTCCTGTTTACTACGACGCTGCACGCCCAGCAAACCATGCACGTGTGGGCCAAATCCGGGCTAACCGTGCGAGCCGCCGGTGACGCGGAGGCCGAAAAAATTGGCAAATTGAACCACGGCACCCAGGTAGAATTGACGGGTGAATACGGGGAACAATTGCTGCTGCCCACCTACGCTGCATTCGATATTGACTTTTATGACGAGGCTGTCACCTCCGACGCCTGGAGTATGCTGGATCACTACGTGGAAGTCAAATACGAAGGCGGCACCGGTTGGGTGTATGCCGGGTTCCTCTCCCGCTTCGACCCACCCTCGATTGTCAACGGGGAACCCGACCTGTTCGCCTGGTTGGAGTCGATCGGCGGCCGCCCCGATACCAGTAATTTCGAGTCCCGCGACCAAGCCTACTACCAAGAACGCTACCTCTACTCCTACCGCGACGGCCTGACTTGCACCATGGAACAGGGCGAAGGCTACGGCGCCACCTCCTACGTTTTCCCCTTCGCTTCCCTCAACGAAGGCTTCCTGATCGCGGACCAGTTCTTCGGCACCACCAAATACCTCCGGGAAGCCCGCGAAGACGAAAGCGGCGAAACTTTCTACATTTTGGAAGTACCCTCCAACCAGGCCCTGATCTTCCATGCAGAGATGAGCGCCATCGAGATCCGCGTGGTGGGCACGACGCTGATCATCGTTTCCAGCGGCGGCTGTTAA